In Blastopirellula sediminis, the following proteins share a genomic window:
- a CDS encoding pseudouridine synthase, with protein sequence MTDIPAKPDNPAPLRLQRLHKVLAFAGIDSRRKCEELIQEGRVEVDGKFVTELGMKVDPEHQEILVDGQRLKFGKRIYYMLNKPPGVLSTNFDPEGRTRVIDMVPQDVRLFTIGRLDRASEGLIVVTNDGELANRLAHPRYEIEKTYRVEVAGHPEQDALSQVRRGIHFAEGFVKPVSVSLKRKNKQSTSLEIILDEGKNREIRRLMAKIGHKVLRLKRIAMGPLRLGEMPEGAFRELKSAEVKALRDAAFGGPGSKPKKSPAPRPARGGERTQSGPTGKPPRKSSGPASKERSSRPKHSEERSSRPKHSEERSSRPKQTDERPRKYGKTIGGDSRSGSYGKSSAPPEKRRSFDKSGGRPAKSRGFSESFGSHDDDDDDEGRPISEMGWFSEGRGPAKKKAAPKRAGAPPKKKFAKTGTGFKGGPKKGGPKKGGPKKGAPKKKKMTYGQSSADETAKGGRKTKRGSVRTKYVKNPDAKKQTFNKKKTKRRK encoded by the coding sequence ATGACCGATATCCCCGCGAAACCTGATAATCCGGCCCCGCTCCGGCTCCAGCGCCTGCACAAAGTCTTGGCGTTCGCCGGCATCGACAGCCGTCGAAAGTGCGAAGAGCTGATCCAGGAAGGGCGGGTCGAAGTCGACGGCAAGTTTGTGACCGAGCTCGGCATGAAGGTCGATCCCGAGCACCAGGAGATCCTGGTCGACGGGCAGCGGCTGAAGTTCGGCAAACGTATCTATTACATGCTGAACAAGCCGCCGGGGGTGCTGAGCACCAATTTCGACCCGGAAGGGCGAACCCGCGTGATCGACATGGTCCCGCAAGACGTCCGTCTGTTCACGATCGGGCGGCTCGACCGTGCCAGCGAAGGGCTGATCGTCGTCACCAATGACGGCGAACTGGCGAACCGCCTGGCTCACCCGCGCTACGAAATCGAAAAGACCTACCGCGTTGAAGTGGCGGGCCATCCCGAGCAAGACGCCTTGTCGCAGGTCCGTCGCGGCATTCACTTCGCCGAAGGTTTCGTCAAACCGGTCAGCGTCAGCCTCAAGCGCAAGAACAAACAAAGCACCTCGCTCGAGATCATCCTCGACGAAGGGAAGAACCGCGAAATCCGCCGCTTGATGGCGAAGATCGGCCACAAGGTTTTGCGACTGAAGCGCATCGCGATGGGCCCGCTCCGGTTGGGCGAAATGCCCGAAGGCGCCTTCCGCGAACTAAAGAGCGCTGAGGTGAAGGCGCTTCGCGACGCCGCGTTCGGCGGCCCCGGCAGCAAGCCGAAGAAGTCGCCTGCCCCGCGACCTGCTCGTGGCGGAGAACGAACGCAAAGCGGTCCGACCGGAAAGCCGCCGCGCAAATCGTCGGGGCCTGCGTCGAAAGAGCGTTCGTCGCGCCCCAAGCACTCGGAGGAGCGTTCGTCGCGCCCCAAGCACTCGGAGGAACGTTCGTCGCGCCCCAAGCAAACGGACGAACGACCGCGCAAGTACGGCAAGACGATCGGCGGCGACAGCCGCAGCGGTTCGTACGGCAAGTCGTCGGCGCCTCCGGAGAAGCGACGTTCGTTTGACAAGTCAGGCGGTCGTCCGGCGAAGAGCCGTGGTTTCTCCGAATCGTTCGGCTCGCATGATGACGACGACGATGACGAAGGCCGGCCGATCTCGGAAATGGGCTGGTTCTCGGAAGGTCGAGGTCCCGCGAAGAAGAAGGCGGCGCCCAAACGGGCCGGCGCTCCTCCCAAAAAGAAGTTCGCCAAAACGGGAACCGGCTTTAAGGGCGGTCCGAAAAAAGGCGGGCCGAAAAAGGGTGGTCCCAAGAAAGGGGCGCCCAAAAAGAAGAAGATGACGTACGGTCAGAGCTCGGCCGACGAGACGGCGAAGGGTGGTCGTAAGACGAAACGGGGGAGCGTTCGCACCAAGTACGTCAAAAACCCGGACGCGAAGAAACAGACATTCAATAAGAAGAAGACGAAGCGCCGCAAGTGA
- a CDS encoding dihydroorotate dehydrogenase electron transfer subunit, whose protein sequence is MNDNCNPLHAPYYADQAVQLTAEVVENVQLARDTFRVRFACPDLAARITPGQFVMLRLADMQDPLLGRPLAMYDVYRDGSGAAIGIDVVYLVHGKMTSKLASFKPGQRLEAWGPLGNGFPGEQVDHLIMVAGGIGQTPFVALGKEYLGRQAYGNPARQGAAAGKVTMCYGARSVEYLAGVEDFRACGIDVKISTDDGSAGHHGLVTDLLNETLDQSTAGVQIACCGPERMMESVSKIAAERNVPCWVSLETPMACGIGICFTCVAKVRQDDGSWDYKRTCVEGPIFSSEKIEW, encoded by the coding sequence GTGAACGACAACTGCAACCCGCTCCACGCTCCGTACTATGCCGACCAAGCCGTCCAACTGACGGCCGAAGTGGTCGAGAACGTCCAATTGGCTCGCGATACTTTTCGCGTCCGGTTCGCCTGTCCTGATCTGGCGGCGCGGATCACGCCGGGACAGTTCGTCATGCTTCGTCTGGCCGACATGCAAGATCCGCTCTTGGGTCGACCGCTGGCGATGTACGACGTCTATCGAGACGGCAGCGGCGCGGCGATCGGCATCGACGTCGTTTACCTGGTCCACGGCAAGATGACCAGCAAGCTCGCCTCGTTCAAGCCGGGACAGCGGCTGGAAGCTTGGGGTCCGCTCGGCAATGGTTTCCCAGGTGAGCAGGTCGATCACTTGATCATGGTCGCCGGCGGCATCGGTCAAACCCCGTTCGTCGCGCTCGGCAAAGAATATCTCGGACGTCAGGCGTACGGCAATCCGGCGCGACAAGGCGCCGCGGCCGGCAAAGTGACGATGTGCTACGGCGCTCGTTCGGTTGAATATCTGGCCGGCGTCGAAGACTTCCGCGCTTGCGGCATCGACGTCAAAATCAGCACCGACGACGGTTCGGCCGGGCATCATGGCCTGGTGACCGACTTGCTGAATGAAACGCTCGACCAGTCGACCGCCGGCGTGCAGATCGCGTGCTGCGGACCAGAGCGCATGATGGAATCGGTCAGCAAGATCGCCGCCGAGCGGAACGTGCCGTGCTGGGTTTCGCTCGAGACGCCGATGGCTTGCGGCATCGGCATCTGTTTCACCTGCGTCGCCAAGGTTCGCCAGGACGACGGCAGTTGGGACTACAAACGGACCTGCGTCGAAGGTCCGATTTTCTCATCCGAAAAGATCGAGTGGTAA
- a CDS encoding DUF1559 domain-containing protein: MHVRSGSRGFTLVELLVVIAIIGVLIALLLPAVQQAREAARRMTCTNNLKQIGIATHNYHDAFGSFPPGGLGYQNPGGNGDLNASSWTLHLFPFLEQSAAYDAIAPGKNRLDEAATVGSSINGPSGRFLIDIMRTPIPTLVCPSDIGGPYIDPIVSQGGNGLLFTTSGATSPNDSTNPAKANYAGCASSIKMHGAWWAPPINWPGLTPQFNGVFGMDEVIRLRDVLDGTTNTFLAGERATAIREPAGIDAPDDDDSVAGGLCKCAGVNPYGFPNDGAFPWWSTQALGSVGYPLNNAVYSLWCKGGFNSHHPGGVQFVFCDGSVHFISETVDHKPDEYVDNNVLENLANRQDGFVVGQF; the protein is encoded by the coding sequence ATGCATGTTCGATCTGGATCGCGCGGTTTTACCTTGGTCGAATTGCTGGTGGTGATCGCCATTATCGGCGTCTTGATCGCCTTGCTGTTGCCTGCGGTGCAGCAAGCGCGAGAAGCGGCCCGACGAATGACCTGCACCAACAATCTGAAGCAAATTGGAATCGCCACGCACAACTATCATGACGCGTTCGGCAGCTTTCCGCCGGGCGGACTCGGCTATCAAAACCCCGGCGGAAACGGCGACTTGAATGCGTCGTCCTGGACGCTCCACCTCTTTCCGTTTCTCGAACAATCAGCCGCTTACGACGCGATCGCGCCGGGGAAAAATCGTCTCGACGAAGCGGCTACCGTCGGCAGTTCGATCAACGGCCCCAGCGGGCGATTTCTGATCGACATCATGCGAACGCCGATTCCGACGCTCGTTTGTCCTTCCGACATCGGCGGGCCCTACATCGACCCGATCGTCTCGCAAGGAGGCAACGGTCTCCTCTTCACCACCAGCGGCGCAACGTCGCCGAACGACTCGACCAACCCTGCAAAGGCGAACTACGCCGGCTGCGCTTCGTCGATCAAGATGCATGGAGCCTGGTGGGCGCCGCCGATCAACTGGCCGGGCCTAACGCCGCAGTTCAACGGCGTCTTTGGGATGGACGAAGTGATTCGCTTGCGTGACGTGCTTGATGGCACGACCAACACGTTTCTCGCCGGCGAACGTGCGACCGCGATTCGCGAACCGGCCGGCATCGACGCGCCGGATGATGACGATTCAGTCGCCGGAGGGCTTTGCAAATGTGCCGGGGTCAATCCATACGGCTTTCCCAACGACGGCGCGTTTCCATGGTGGTCGACGCAGGCCTTGGGCAGCGTCGGCTATCCGCTGAACAACGCCGTCTACTCGCTCTGGTGCAAAGGGGGCTTTAACAGCCATCACCCCGGCGGCGTGCAGTTCGTCTTTTGCGACGGCTCGGTTCACTTCATCTCCGAGACGGTCGACCACAAGCCGGACGAATACGTCGACAACAACGTGCTAGAGAACCTGGCGAATCGACAAGACGGATTCGTCGTCGGTCAATTCTAA
- a CDS encoding aminotransferase class V-fold PLP-dependent enzyme: protein MSQPTPWDQFRQEMTIAPEWAYFDHSSVSPLPRRTADLIRRFVDQAAAGGNLHWPEWATTVEKTRGQIAALVNADIEEIALLPNTTHGVSLVAGGYAWKPGDSIVVLSNEFPANLYPWMHLESVGVEVRQVQVEGAGPTLDQIAAAIDSTTKIVAVSWVSYSTGYRLDIAKLTELAHSRGALLFVDVIQGLGVFPFDVKATGVDFFASTSQKWMMSPEGAGMFYIRREHFDKLRPLFVGPSSMVKPYDYDRIALDFADSARRFEGGSKNMVGYMAMGSSLGLLMEYGAGPQQSAIGERVLEIGDYAVERLQSIGASIFSDREGEKRSGIISFDFPGQDPHQLRKRCVDAKVALSVRSGRLRISPHAYTDQEDVDRLIAALS, encoded by the coding sequence ATGAGCCAGCCCACCCCCTGGGACCAATTTCGTCAAGAGATGACCATTGCACCGGAGTGGGCCTACTTCGATCACTCGTCCGTTTCCCCCCTTCCCCGCCGAACTGCCGACCTGATTCGGCGGTTTGTCGACCAGGCCGCCGCCGGTGGAAATCTCCATTGGCCCGAGTGGGCGACCACCGTTGAGAAGACCCGCGGGCAGATTGCGGCGCTGGTCAATGCCGACATCGAAGAGATCGCACTCCTCCCGAACACCACCCACGGCGTCTCGCTGGTCGCCGGCGGATATGCCTGGAAACCGGGAGACAGCATCGTCGTCCTCAGCAATGAGTTCCCCGCCAATCTGTATCCGTGGATGCATCTGGAAAGCGTCGGCGTCGAAGTTCGTCAGGTGCAAGTCGAAGGCGCCGGACCGACGCTGGATCAAATCGCCGCCGCGATCGACAGCACGACCAAGATCGTCGCCGTCAGCTGGGTTAGCTATTCGACCGGTTATCGGCTCGATATCGCGAAGCTGACGGAACTCGCGCATTCGCGCGGCGCGCTGCTCTTCGTCGACGTGATTCAAGGGCTGGGCGTTTTTCCCTTCGACGTAAAAGCGACCGGCGTCGACTTCTTCGCTTCGACCAGCCAAAAGTGGATGATGTCGCCCGAAGGCGCCGGGATGTTCTATATCCGGCGCGAGCATTTCGACAAGTTACGTCCGCTGTTCGTCGGTCCCAGCAGCATGGTCAAACCGTACGACTACGACCGGATCGCCCTCGACTTCGCGGACAGCGCCCGTCGGTTTGAAGGGGGCTCGAAGAACATGGTCGGCTACATGGCGATGGGCAGTAGCCTTGGCCTGCTCATGGAATATGGCGCCGGACCGCAGCAGAGTGCGATCGGCGAGCGGGTCCTCGAGATCGGCGATTACGCGGTCGAACGATTGCAGTCGATCGGCGCGTCGATCTTCTCCGATCGCGAAGGAGAAAAACGTTCCGGCATCATCTCCTTCGACTTCCCCGGCCAAGACCCACACCAATTGCGAAAGCGCTGCGTCGACGCCAAGGTCGCGCTCAGCGTGCGGAGCGGTCGACTTCGCATCAGCCCGCATGCGTATACCGACCAGGAAGACGTCGACCGATTGATCGCAGCGTTGTCATAA
- a CDS encoding prenyltransferase/squalene oxidase repeat-containing protein, which produces MTDKLNRRAALRCLAAGLPMAAGVAGSSSLLAADTALKTSWLTSTRKGLDWVARTQTRMGHWASQAYPTAMAALAGTALIASGSTTTQGPYAKNIRRVTDFIYSKRRDNGLIGDPLTDNRYTYGHGFSMLFLSQVLGEEEDEERREELISTLTKAVEFTVSAQTTSGGWGYVSAKDGNDFDEGSTTITQVQGLRGCRNAGIVVPSEVVERAKQYIYSCQNPDGGISYSSKNRGTSRPAITAASICCLQNAGEYGGDVVDKMINYCKDNLHQIQTQQQAFSHWHYTYLYYAQVVYREGFRDREFWEAFRDRLYTEIVRKQRSDGAWDDTTVGPIYVTSCNLIMMQLDYGFLPIYQR; this is translated from the coding sequence ATGACCGACAAATTGAATCGCCGAGCCGCCTTACGATGCCTAGCCGCAGGTCTGCCGATGGCGGCCGGAGTGGCCGGCAGCTCTTCTCTGCTGGCAGCCGACACGGCGCTAAAGACCAGCTGGCTTACCTCCACTCGGAAAGGGCTCGACTGGGTCGCTCGCACGCAGACCCGGATGGGACATTGGGCCAGCCAGGCCTATCCGACGGCGATGGCTGCCCTAGCCGGAACGGCGCTGATCGCGTCCGGCTCGACCACAACGCAGGGACCCTACGCGAAGAACATCCGCCGCGTCACCGACTTCATCTACAGCAAACGCCGCGACAACGGCCTGATCGGCGATCCGCTGACCGACAACCGCTACACCTACGGGCACGGCTTCTCGATGCTCTTCCTGTCGCAGGTGCTCGGCGAAGAAGAAGACGAAGAACGAAGAGAAGAACTGATCAGCACGCTGACCAAAGCGGTGGAGTTCACCGTCTCGGCCCAGACCACCTCCGGCGGTTGGGGCTACGTCAGCGCGAAAGATGGGAACGACTTCGACGAAGGTTCGACCACCATCACCCAGGTGCAAGGTCTCCGGGGCTGTCGCAACGCCGGCATCGTAGTGCCGTCGGAAGTGGTCGAACGAGCGAAACAATACATCTACAGCTGCCAGAACCCGGACGGCGGCATTTCGTACAGCTCGAAGAATCGGGGAACCTCACGACCGGCGATCACCGCCGCGTCGATTTGTTGTTTGCAGAACGCCGGCGAATATGGCGGCGACGTGGTCGACAAAATGATCAACTACTGCAAAGACAATCTGCACCAGATTCAGACGCAGCAGCAAGCGTTCAGCCATTGGCACTACACGTACCTCTACTACGCCCAGGTCGTCTATCGCGAAGGTTTTCGCGATCGCGAGTTCTGGGAAGCGTTCCGCGATCGGCTCTACACCGAGATCGTCCGCAAGCAACGTAGCGACGGCGCGTGGGACGATACGACCGTCGGCCCGATCTACGTCACCTCATGCAACTTGATCATGATGCAGTTGGACTACGGCTTTTTGCCGATTTACCAGCGGTAG
- the cobA gene encoding uroporphyrinogen-III C-methyltransferase produces MPEIATHSLGKASLVGAGPGDAGLITLRGVELLAAADVVLYDYLANPSLLRHVRSDAQLHCLGRHGHGKLWTQQEINQAMVEAAQEGLHVVRLKSGDPTVFARAADEIEALKRHGIPFEIVPGVTTALAAGACAGVPVTDSRFASAVALVTGREKPGKSDDAIDYAALAKFPGTLVMYMGVTSAPAWSAGLIAGGKSPDTPCAIIRRCSWPDQETYQCTLGEIGEHLHSGSKIRPPVIVVVGEVAREASADNWFQKRPLFGQRVLITRPEHQADGLAHTMAELGADVYLQPAIQISPPHDWSRVDDAIRSLHDYDWLVFSSANGVRYFFERLFALGDDLRAIGHMRIAAIGSGTADTLAEYHLNADVIPAEYRAESLVASLKDEAEGQRFLLPRASRGRDVLPKGLADAGGDVTEIVVYQSDDCTQLSADVVEAWEERPIDYVLVTSSAIARATVRLLGDRAKETKFVSISPITSDALREVGVEPSVEATVYSMDGVLEALQRHVAGS; encoded by the coding sequence ATGCCGGAAATAGCCACTCACTCCCTTGGTAAAGCCTCGCTCGTTGGCGCTGGTCCTGGCGACGCCGGTTTAATTACCCTTCGGGGAGTTGAATTATTGGCCGCCGCCGACGTGGTGCTCTACGACTATCTCGCCAATCCATCGCTCTTGCGCCATGTCCGCAGCGACGCCCAGCTCCATTGCCTCGGTCGGCATGGCCACGGCAAGCTTTGGACGCAGCAGGAAATCAACCAGGCGATGGTCGAAGCGGCGCAAGAGGGACTGCATGTCGTTCGCCTGAAAAGCGGCGACCCGACCGTCTTCGCCCGTGCGGCCGACGAGATTGAAGCTCTCAAGCGACATGGCATTCCGTTTGAAATCGTCCCCGGCGTCACCACCGCATTGGCCGCCGGCGCTTGTGCCGGCGTTCCAGTTACCGACTCACGTTTTGCTTCAGCCGTAGCGCTCGTCACCGGACGCGAAAAGCCGGGCAAGTCGGACGATGCAATCGATTATGCGGCGCTGGCGAAGTTTCCGGGCACGCTGGTGATGTACATGGGCGTAACCTCCGCGCCGGCTTGGTCAGCAGGGCTGATCGCCGGGGGCAAGTCGCCGGACACTCCGTGTGCGATCATCCGGCGCTGCAGTTGGCCCGATCAGGAAACGTATCAGTGCACGCTCGGCGAGATCGGCGAGCATCTCCATTCCGGTTCCAAGATCCGACCGCCGGTGATCGTGGTGGTCGGCGAAGTCGCGCGAGAAGCGTCGGCCGACAATTGGTTCCAGAAGCGTCCTTTGTTCGGACAGCGCGTTTTGATCACGCGTCCCGAACATCAAGCGGACGGACTGGCCCATACGATGGCCGAACTAGGCGCCGACGTTTATCTGCAACCGGCGATTCAAATCTCGCCGCCGCACGATTGGTCGCGCGTCGATGACGCGATCCGCAGCTTGCACGACTATGACTGGCTCGTCTTCTCGAGCGCCAACGGCGTTCGTTACTTCTTCGAACGTTTGTTTGCCCTCGGCGACGACCTGCGAGCCATCGGGCATATGCGAATCGCGGCCATCGGTTCCGGCACGGCCGACACGCTGGCCGAATATCACCTCAACGCGGATGTGATCCCGGCCGAGTACCGAGCCGAGTCGCTGGTCGCCTCGCTCAAGGACGAAGCGGAAGGTCAACGTTTTCTGCTGCCGCGGGCCAGTCGTGGTCGCGACGTCTTGCCAAAAGGTCTCGCTGACGCCGGCGGAGATGTAACGGAGATCGTCGTCTACCAAAGCGACGACTGCACGCAGCTTTCGGCCGACGTCGTCGAAGCCTGGGAAGAACGGCCAATCGACTACGTGCTGGTCACCAGCAGCGCCATCGCGCGGGCGACGGTTCGTTTATTGGGAGATCGCGCGAAAGAGACGAAGTTCGTCAGCATCAGCCCGATTACGTCCGATGCGCTACGGGAAGTCGGCGTCGAGCCAAGCGTGGAAGCGACGGTTTACTCGATGGACGGCGTCCTCGAAGCGCTACAGCGCCACGTCGCCGGCTCATAA
- the rpsT gene encoding 30S ribosomal protein S20: MPNTKSAKKRLRQNEVRRARNRAVKSALRHQVRKVRAAVAAGDVGVMDAELKAAVKRLDKTAAAGVIHANTAARLKSRLNAHVKNAKAAKA; the protein is encoded by the coding sequence ATGCCCAATACCAAGAGCGCCAAAAAACGCCTCCGTCAAAACGAAGTTCGTCGTGCCCGCAATCGCGCCGTCAAGTCGGCGCTGCGTCACCAAGTCCGTAAGGTCCGCGCTGCGGTCGCCGCCGGCGACGTCGGCGTGATGGACGCCGAACTGAAGGCCGCTGTGAAGCGTCTGGACAAGACGGCCGCTGCTGGCGTTATCCATGCCAACACCGCCGCTCGCTTGAAGTCGCGTTTGAACGCGCACGTCAAGAACGCGAAAGCCGCCAAGGCCTAA
- a CDS encoding SDR family NAD(P)-dependent oxidoreductase, giving the protein MTLSALFDLSGRTALVTGGSKGIGKAIARGLAEAGADVCITARHPEELMQAAAEIGSGLDARVAWRTCDMADRAEVDAMADWALAEFGRIDILFNNAGTNQPQLLVETTDESWDRVLEINFTSCMRLARRMAPAMIENGWGRIIHLSSVLAVASNPGRGNYSGTKGALVAMSRAHALELGPYGITVNCLAPGPIATDLPMSLLNDEQKKRFSDRTAVKRWGETKDLVGPALLLASDAAAYITGTTLLVEGGLICRTFD; this is encoded by the coding sequence ATGACGCTTTCGGCGCTATTTGATCTTTCGGGCCGGACCGCTCTGGTCACCGGCGGCAGCAAAGGAATCGGCAAAGCGATCGCCCGCGGATTGGCCGAAGCGGGCGCTGACGTTTGCATTACCGCTCGCCACCCTGAAGAATTGATGCAGGCCGCCGCCGAGATTGGCAGCGGGCTTGATGCGCGAGTCGCCTGGCGGACGTGCGATATGGCCGACCGGGCCGAAGTCGATGCGATGGCCGATTGGGCGCTCGCCGAGTTTGGCCGCATCGATATCCTGTTCAACAACGCCGGCACGAACCAACCGCAACTGTTGGTTGAAACGACCGACGAAAGTTGGGATCGCGTCCTGGAGATCAACTTCACCAGCTGCATGCGGCTGGCTCGTCGAATGGCCCCGGCGATGATCGAGAACGGCTGGGGACGAATCATTCATCTTTCGAGCGTCCTGGCGGTCGCCTCGAATCCGGGGCGGGGAAATTATTCAGGAACGAAAGGGGCGCTCGTTGCGATGTCGCGAGCCCATGCGCTCGAGCTTGGTCCGTATGGGATTACGGTCAATTGTTTGGCGCCGGGACCGATTGCGACCGATCTGCCGATGAGCCTGCTCAACGATGAGCAAAAGAAGCGGTTCTCGGATCGCACCGCGGTCAAGCGTTGGGGCGAGACGAAAGACCTGGTCGGACCGGCGCTGTTGTTGGCGTCCGACGCCGCCGCTTACATCACCGGTACAACCCTTCTAGTCGAAGGGGGACTGATCTGCCGTACATTTGATTAA
- a CDS encoding STAS domain-containing protein has translation MELHVVSHEGEIVQVSVSGRVSQDGSMRETEPLSALIGIDAYRRTVLLNMQEADIIDSSGVGWLLACHKNFQESGGKLVIYNMPPIVANVFKLMRLDTFFQIVPNGDAAMRLAKG, from the coding sequence ATGGAATTGCATGTCGTTTCCCACGAAGGAGAGATCGTTCAGGTCTCCGTTTCCGGGCGCGTTAGCCAAGATGGTTCGATGCGCGAAACGGAACCCCTCTCCGCTTTGATCGGCATCGACGCTTATCGTCGCACGGTCCTGCTGAACATGCAGGAAGCCGACATCATCGATTCGAGCGGAGTCGGTTGGCTGTTGGCTTGCCATAAGAACTTTCAAGAGTCAGGCGGCAAGCTCGTGATCTACAACATGCCGCCGATCGTCGCTAACGTCTTCAAGCTGATGCGGCTCGATACGTTCTTCCAGATCGTGCCGAACGGCGACGCCGCCATGCGATTGGCGAAAGGATAA
- a CDS encoding GspE/PulE family protein produces MNDSPIAPDFAKIDLASVEPDVAVKLLIHQAAQMQASDLFVLAGDGSVQVAVRQWGRMKAIRDVPADQGRSWISYLKAMSGMDIAERRRPQDGRWIFDDQGRMLDLRLSLLPTLYGEDLTVRLLDRNSNLLSIEQLGLNRHDRQGIMSMIQANSGLILVTGPTGTGKTTTLYACLQFLNDGKRKINTLEDPVEFSLGGIRQSQIAPKIGLDFSELLRSVIRQQPDVIMIGEIRDAETAATAVRAANSGHLVFATLHAPVAAAAVQSMLSLDVNPHFLASGLRGVLSQRLVRVLDPKTRIPYELGPGGAAATFGDIQEMLDPGDGEVFYGPDPSAPNEGYIGRTAIFELMEVTGETRRAISNRMSAQELESIAIRHGMLDFRRSALMKVAQGVTSMEEVFKNVPTEYLGLEDA; encoded by the coding sequence ATGAACGACAGCCCCATTGCGCCGGACTTCGCCAAGATCGACCTTGCCAGCGTTGAGCCCGACGTCGCCGTTAAACTGTTGATTCACCAGGCCGCGCAGATGCAAGCGAGCGACTTGTTTGTGCTGGCCGGCGACGGCAGCGTTCAAGTTGCGGTGCGTCAATGGGGCCGCATGAAAGCGATTCGCGACGTCCCTGCCGATCAAGGCCGTTCGTGGATCAGCTACCTGAAGGCGATGAGCGGCATGGACATCGCCGAACGGCGTCGTCCGCAAGATGGTCGTTGGATCTTTGACGATCAAGGGCGGATGCTCGACCTGCGGTTGAGCCTGCTGCCGACCCTCTATGGCGAAGACCTGACGGTCCGCCTGCTCGATCGCAATTCCAACTTGCTTTCGATCGAACAGTTGGGGCTGAATCGGCATGATCGCCAGGGGATCATGTCGATGATCCAGGCGAATTCCGGCTTGATCCTGGTGACCGGACCGACCGGCACCGGTAAAACGACGACGCTGTACGCTTGCCTCCAGTTCCTGAACGACGGCAAACGCAAAATCAACACGCTGGAAGATCCGGTCGAGTTTTCGCTGGGCGGCATTCGCCAGTCGCAGATCGCGCCGAAGATCGGTCTCGACTTTTCAGAGTTGCTGCGGAGCGTCATTCGCCAACAGCCTGACGTGATCATGATCGGCGAAATCCGCGATGCGGAAACGGCCGCGACCGCCGTTCGCGCCGCCAACAGCGGGCACCTGGTCTTTGCAACGCTACATGCTCCGGTCGCCGCCGCGGCGGTACAAAGCATGTTGTCGCTCGACGTGAATCCGCACTTCCTGGCGAGCGGCCTCCGCGGCGTCTTGTCGCAGCGACTGGTTCGCGTGCTCGATCCGAAGACCCGCATCCCTTACGAACTGGGGCCAGGAGGCGCCGCGGCGACCTTTGGCGACATTCAAGAGATGCTCGATCCCGGCGACGGCGAGGTCTTCTACGGACCCGACCCCTCGGCGCCGAACGAAGGCTACATCGGGCGAACCGCCATCTTTGAGTTGATGGAAGTGACCGGCGAAACCCGCCGCGCGATTTCCAATCGCATGTCGGCTCAAGAGCTGGAGTCGATCGCCATTCGTCACGGCATGCTCGACTTCCGCCGCTCGGCCCTCATGAAGGTCGCCCAAGGGGTGACCAGCATGGAGGAAGTCTTTAAGAATGTGCCGACCGAGTATCTCGGCTTGGAAGACGCGTAA
- the mtnC gene encoding acireductone synthase: protein MIEFYGRGLLLDIEGTTASVAFVYDVMFPFVRRELDSYLKSAWGTPTLDPVLRYIAQDAGADSFEQWTREDAGEEAKLERVSAEMTRLMDNDVKATGLKQLQGLIWKSGFDSGELVAAVFDDVPAALTRWNAGGKDVRIYSSGSVAAQKMFFGHTNHGDLLSSFKGHYDTTTGPKKVAESYRAIAADYGCDASEILFLSDIVGELDAAREAGMRTGLCYRPGNAPVENANGHTGIESFDQISIG, encoded by the coding sequence GTGATCGAATTTTACGGCCGCGGTTTGCTGCTCGACATCGAAGGAACGACCGCCAGCGTCGCCTTCGTTTACGACGTAATGTTTCCGTTTGTTCGTCGTGAGTTGGACTCGTACCTCAAGTCAGCATGGGGCACGCCGACGCTGGATCCAGTCTTGCGCTACATCGCGCAGGACGCTGGGGCCGACTCGTTCGAGCAATGGACGCGAGAGGATGCCGGCGAAGAGGCGAAGCTCGAGCGCGTCAGCGCCGAGATGACGCGTCTGATGGATAACGACGTCAAAGCGACTGGGCTCAAGCAACTGCAAGGTTTGATCTGGAAGTCAGGCTTCGACTCGGGCGAACTGGTCGCGGCGGTCTTTGACGACGTCCCCGCCGCCCTGACTCGCTGGAACGCCGGCGGCAAGGATGTCCGGATTTATTCTTCCGGCAGCGTCGCCGCCCAGAAGATGTTCTTTGGGCACACCAACCACGGCGACTTGCTCTCGTCGTTCAAAGGTCACTACGACACGACGACCGGCCCGAAGAAAGTCGCCGAAAGCTATCGCGCCATTGCCGCCGACTATGGCTGCGACGCCAGCGAAATCTTGTTTCTCAGCGATATCGTCGGCGAACTCGACGCTGCTCGCGAAGCTGGCATGCGAACCGGACTTTGCTATCGTCCGGGCAACGCGCCGGTCGAAAACGCCAACGGGCACACCGGCATCGAATCGTTCGACCAGATTTCCATCGGCTAG